Proteins encoded in a region of the Nitrospira sp. genome:
- a CDS encoding GNAT family N-acetyltransferase, with product MVGGRTVHRVARTDGKQAGWSACSLRELCYALYTGGVYGTIPEFYVRSAYRSQGIGSALLAEAKRISRQRGWKRLEVTTPPLPHFDRTLCFYQRNHFALSGGRKLKLEL from the coding sequence CTGGTTGGAGGAAGGACTGTACACCGTGTTGCTCGCACGGATGGAAAACAAGCCGGTTGGAGTGCTTGCTCTCTACGAGAGTTATGCTATGCATTGTACACCGGGGGTGTGTATGGAACGATCCCGGAGTTCTATGTCCGGTCGGCGTACCGTTCGCAGGGGATTGGATCGGCATTGCTGGCCGAGGCCAAAAGGATTAGTCGGCAACGAGGGTGGAAACGTCTCGAAGTCACAACTCCTCCATTACCGCATTTTGATCGGACGCTGTGCTTCTATCAGCGGAACCACTTTGCTCTCTCCGGTGGACGCAAGCTGAAACTGGAGTTGTGA
- a CDS encoding RelA/SpoT domain-containing protein: MNLDEYEQKFFLTYKAFAETVRFILEKALLSAENLPRSQSIQCRAKGIESLRRRLAKEDKLDTQTLECDRRDLAGARLIFYTNNDVDRFLASPLIRDNFEIEEDSLKIHHPTQENQGARYRAVHYTIRLREDRLRLPEYARFTGLRCEIQVQTILEHAWSETSHDIVYKNKLNEGYGEKAMKGIASRFARIMDKYLIPAGFEIQKAQQEYERVIQGKVLFDKNIANLLDNAQNNNERYEILSGLKDFAIPNYGDLSAAYEGLKGPLLRAVKAARATEPVPMETTYGNMDGFKADAVTRLVVEIIENLRYADVVGTLQLLIDIYRDEPNDNIQRQIVNAVKKLSEYNIDAYKQVGPMLQMALVDHLAGMSDAEVDNIRPIALTV; the protein is encoded by the coding sequence GTGAACCTTGACGAGTACGAGCAGAAGTTTTTTCTGACCTACAAAGCCTTCGCTGAGACGGTCCGCTTCATCCTGGAGAAGGCGTTGCTATCGGCAGAAAACCTGCCTCGGTCTCAGTCGATTCAATGCCGCGCAAAAGGGATCGAAAGCCTGCGGCGCCGCTTGGCCAAAGAGGACAAGCTGGACACACAGACGTTAGAGTGTGACCGGCGCGATCTCGCCGGCGCCCGACTCATCTTCTACACCAACAATGACGTTGACCGCTTCCTGGCATCGCCACTGATCCGCGACAACTTCGAGATTGAGGAGGACTCACTCAAAATCCACCATCCCACCCAGGAAAACCAAGGCGCCAGATACCGCGCAGTCCACTACACGATCCGGCTTCGTGAGGATCGCCTACGCCTTCCAGAGTATGCGAGATTCACTGGCCTGCGCTGTGAAATTCAAGTCCAAACCATTCTGGAGCACGCTTGGTCCGAGACTTCCCACGACATCGTCTACAAGAACAAACTGAACGAAGGCTACGGCGAGAAGGCCATGAAAGGTATCGCCAGCCGATTCGCGCGGATCATGGACAAATACCTGATTCCGGCTGGCTTTGAGATCCAGAAGGCTCAGCAGGAGTATGAACGGGTTATCCAGGGCAAGGTGCTCTTCGACAAGAACATCGCTAACCTGCTGGATAATGCGCAAAACAACAACGAGCGTTACGAGATTCTGTCAGGACTGAAGGATTTCGCCATTCCTAATTACGGCGACCTGTCGGCTGCCTACGAGGGACTGAAAGGCCCCTTGCTGAGGGCAGTCAAAGCCGCACGTGCCACGGAGCCCGTTCCGATGGAAACGACCTACGGAAATATGGATGGCTTCAAGGCCGATGCAGTGACGAGGCTTGTCGTGGAGATCATTGAGAATCTGCGCTACGCCGACGTAGTTGGAACTCTGCAACTGCTTATCGACATTTATAGAGACGAGCCAAACGATAACATTCAACGACAGATTGTGAACGCCGTCAAAAAACTGTCCGAGTACAACATCGACGCGTACAAACAGGTCGGGCCGATGCTCCAGATGGCATTGGTAGATCACCTTGCCGGAATGAGCGATGCCGAGGTGGACAATATTCGGCCCATCGCTCTTACCGTCTGA